The following proteins come from a genomic window of Mustela lutreola isolate mMusLut2 chromosome 6, mMusLut2.pri, whole genome shotgun sequence:
- the SPACA1 gene encoding sperm acrosome membrane-associated protein 1 has translation MVAGRGSGVRSLAAPLFDAPLVRSRRLRLRLGRPSGPRTMSPGGAGCSSGLLLTVGWLLLAGLQSACGTNATAAAQDPGLAREGEGEGENEAEEEPRARARLRVKPISNTTVVKEVEFGMCTVTCGVGIREVILTNGCPGGESKCIVRVEECRGPVDCGWGRPISESLESVRLACIHTSPVNRFKYIWKLLRPDQQPIILANDSAILEVRREVHPSVFECSTLDNNEIIASVKFTVYTTSELQMKRTSRPDTDAVLVFVLTIGVIICIFVIFILIFIIINWGAVKSFWGEKASTTEIQSELSSTRYKDSTSLDQSPTEIPGNEDDALSEWNE, from the exons ATGGTTGCCGGGCGCGGCTCGGGGGTTCGGAGTCTGGCGGCTCCTCTCTTCGACGCACCTCTTGTCAGGAGCCGGCGGCTGCGACTGCGCCTTGGTCGGCCGTCGGGGCCGAGAACCATGAGCCCCGGGGGCGCGGGCTGCTCCAGCGGGCTGCTACTGACGGTCGGCTGGCTGCTCCTGGCGGGCCTCCAGTCCGCCTGTGGGACGAACGCCACCGCCGCCGCCCAGGATCCCGGCTTGGCCCGCGAGGGCGAGGGCGAGGGCGAGAATGAGGCGGAGGAGGAGCCGAGAGCGAGAGCGAGGCTGAGAGTGAAGCCCA TTTCAAATACGACAGTAGTCAAAGAAGTAGAATTTGGGATGTGCACCGTTACATGTG GTGTTGGTATTAGAGAAGTCATACTAACAAATGGATGCCCTGGAGGTGAATCCAAGTGTATTGTACGGGTAGAAGAATGCCGTGGACCAGTAGATTGTGGCT ggGGAAGACCAATTTCAGAAAGTCTTGAAAGTGTTAGACTAGCATGTATTCATACATCTCCTGTAAATCGCTTcaaatatatttggaaacttcTAAGGCCAGACCAA caACCCATTATCCTTGCAAATGATTCAGCAATCCTGGAAGTACGCAGGGAAGTTCATCCCTCGGTTTTTGAGTGTTCTACCTTggataataatgaaataatagcaTCTGTGAAATTCACAGTCTATACAACAAGTG aattgcaaatgaaaagaacaagCCGGCCAGATACTGATGCAGTCCTAGTTTTTGTGCTGACCATAGGAGTTATTATCTGTATATTTGTGATCTTTATACTTATCTTCATAATTATAAACTG GGGGGCAGTCAAGTCTTTCTGGGGAGAAAAAGCCTCAACAACTGAGATACAGTCTGAGCTGAGTTCAACAAGATATAAAGATTCAACTTCTCTTGACCAATCACCAACAGAAATACCTGGAAATGAAGACGATGCTTTAAGTGAATGGAATGAATGA